The genomic DNA TCTGCTGCAAGGAATGCACCGGTCAGGGTGTGTACAAGCAGGACACCTGATTTTCTGAATGCCTCAACATAGACATCATAGGATCCGGACAGGGACCCGGTATGTGATGCAGCTGCTGCCTGACCACGGGCAGATGACCCGGCCTTTAACGCAACAACCGGTTTATGCCTGGATACCTCGCTCACGATCTCCATAAAGGCTTTTCCGTTCTTGATCTGCTCAATGTACATGATGATAACTTTTGTCTCCGGGTCTGCGGCGGCGGCCCTGAGATAATCAAAGAAGTTCAGATCAGCCTGGTTCCCGACAGATACCACAAAGGAGAACCCGATATCCTTGGTAAGAGACCAGTCAACAACGGTGTTGACGATAGCACCACTCTGTGAGATGAAAGCAATGTTCCCCGGATTTGGTGACTGTGCAACATAGGTTGTGTCAAGCCCGATCGGTGGGATGATAAGTCCGAGACAGTTTGGTCCGACGATCCTGGTCCCGTATCGGTGCGCAATCTCAACGATACGTTCCTCAAGCATCCGGCCCTCCTCGCTCATCTCCTTAAATCCGGCGGTAATGACAACCGCAATCTTGACTCCCTTCTTTCCACACTCCTCCATGACCCCGGGGACGTGTCGGGCAGGGACCGTGATAACAGCAAGGTCTATCTCATCATCAGGAATATCAAGAACGGTGGGGTAGGCTTTCAGACCTTGAATGGTGTCACGCTTGTTGTTAATCGGGTAGACTTTCCCAGGGAAGTGGAGCAGGTTATGCATGACCGCATATCCCATCTTGTTCTTGTCATCAGAAGCACCTATGACCGCGACAGACTTTGGCTTGAAATATTCCGGTGGGATTGGTTCAAGTTCGACAACATCAAGAAGATGGATGTCATTGTCCATGATGATACGGGCATCAACTGCACAGGCACCTGAATCATATAACCTGATCGGGTTGATATCAAACTCACGCAGGTCCTTTTGATCCTCAAACATCTTGCAGACGTTCTTGATGATCTGAATAAGGCACTCCTCATCCTTGGGTTTGGAACCGCGGTATCCGGTGATGAGCGGGTAGGAGTCAATATCTGTGACCATCTTCCTGATCTCATCCTCGTCAATCGGAAGGATACGAAGGGTAACATCCTTCATCAGTTCAACAAGAGTACCACCGATACCAAAGGTGATCACCTTTCCAAAAGTTGGGTCAGTCTTTCCTCCGATGATAAGTTCAAGACCGGGAGCTGCCTGGTTCTCGACAATTACTCCATGAATGTCAGCATTCTGGTTATAGGCACGGGCATTTGCTACAATCTGGTTAAATGCAGACTGGGCTGATTCTTTTGTTCCAATACCAACAATCACACCCCCGGCATCACTCTTATGAACGATATCCGGTGAGATGATCTTCATCACTACCGGAAAACCAATCGCTTCTGCTGCTGATCCTGCGTCTTCCGCCCGTGTAACAATCCGGTACTTCGGGGTTGGAATCCCATATTTTGAAAGCAGATCATATCCTTCAGATTCACTGAGCATCCATTCTGTCATGTATAACCTCTGCTATGTCATGCCGGATCTTCCGACTTCAACAAATGACGTATGATGATTCGTCAAATTCTGCACTTACGATGTGAGCCACCAACCCATATAAAACAACCGTATCTGTCGATCAATGACAATTCAAGAAAATAATAAAGAATTTAAGGAATTGTCCATGATAAATAATGATAATTGGGGTGAATAATTATCTCAGCCGAAGAGTTGCACAAGCCTGAACAAAAAGTATACTATCCTGACCCGTGTTACCGGGATTCAGCGCTCATTCACGATTATAATGAGTTATATTATGAATTTGAAAAAGACCCGGACGCATTCTGGCGCAGGATTGCATCAGATCTCCTCTGGTTCAAACAATGGAATAACGTCAAGGTATGGAACCATCCCTACGCGAGTTGGTTTACCGGCGCTGAATTAAATATCACCTATAACTGCCTGGAGCGGCATGTCAATAATGACCGGAGAAACAAGGTCGCCATATTCTGGGCAGGTGAAAATGGCCGGGAACGGATATTCACCTATTATCAGCTCTATAAAGATGTCATGCGGATGGGCAATGCCCTCAAGTCCCTTGGGGTTCAGAAAGGGGATCGGGTCTGTATCTATCTTCCTGGTATTCCTGAACTAGTAGTTTCTATGCTTGCCTGCGCCCGTATTGGAGCAGTCCATACCGTAGTCTTTGCCGGGTATGGAGCAAAAGCCTTAAATGAGCGTATCACCGGTGCAGGAGCAAAAATCGTCATTACTGCAGACGCGTCAGTGAGGCGTGGAGGCAGCATACCCTTAAAGCCAATCGTCGAAGAGGCTCTGATCAATGCTCCGACTGTTGAGCGGGTCATCATCCTGAGAACCCAGGAACCAAAGGTAGGCCTTCTTGATGAGTTTGAACTGGATTATGAAGAACTCATTGCGCAGGCAGATCGGTATTGTGAGCCAGTCCATGTAAACTCTGAAGACCCTCTCTTTATTCTCTATACATCAGGAACTACCGGAGCCCCGAAAGGTATTGTGCATGCAGCCGGCGGATACATGGTCGGTGCCTACTACACAACAAAATATGTTCTGACACTTCGCGAGAATGACGTGTACTGGTGCACGGCAGATCCCGGCTGGATCACCGGACATACCTATGGTATCTATGGCCCGCTCCTGGTCGGCGGGACGATTTTCCTCTCTGAGTACACTCCTGATTACCCTGATGCCGGGATCTGGTGGAAACTTATCGAGGATTACGGCGTTACCATCTTTTACACAGCACCGACGGCGATCCGGATGTTCATGCGGATGGGAGAAGAATGGCCGGATAAATATGACCTCTCTTCCCTCCGGCTTTTGGGCTCAGTTGGTGAACCGCTCAATCCTGAAGCATTTGAATGGTTTTACAAACATATCGGAAAGAACAAGTGCCCCATTCTTGACACTTGGTGGCAGACCGAGACCGGTATGCATATGGTAACAACCATGGTCGGCCTCCCGATGAAACCAGGATTTGCAGGAAAGCCAATACCTGGTGTAATTGCTACCGTCGTCAATGAAGAAGGAGATCCTATTCCACCAGGAACTACCGGATATCTTGCTATCAAGGAACCCTGGCCTTCCATGATGAAGGCAGTATACCAAAATGATGAGCGATACCGCCAGTACTGGAGCTTTGGAAAATACGGATATTACAGCAGTAATGATCTGGCGGTCATGGACGAAGATGGCTACATCATGCTCCTTGGCAGATCAGATGACATCATCATTGTCGCAGGTCACAATGTCGGAACTGCCGAGATTGAAAGTGCGCTGGTTTCACATAGTGCTGTTGCAGAAGCGGCTGCAATTGGGAAACCGGATCCACTGAAAGGAAATATTATCAAGGCGTTTGTTATCCTGCGCAACGGAGTGGAACCATCCCAGAAACTTATCCACGACCTGAAATACCATGTCCGTATCATGCTTGGACCAATATCAGTTCCTGCAGAGCTTGATTTTGTTGATAGTCTGCCCAAAACCCGCAGTGGAAAGATCATGCGGCGGGTATTAAAAGCAAAAGAAATGGGTATGGATCCTGGTGATATATCTACCCTGGATGAATAATCATCCAACTCTTTATATACTGTTTTAATAGATTTATAACCATGTCTGCAACTCCAGATACTTCGCTCCGGATAGAAAATATCGTGGCTTCAGCGAAGATATCAGAATCCCTGGACCTCCCCCAGATTGCATCTAGCATAAAGGATGCGGAATATAACAAAAAGCGGTTCCCGGGTGTTGTTATCCGGATGCAGAACCCAAAGATAGCGGCATTGGTATTTGGATCCGGAAAAGTGGTACTGACCGGAGCAAAAAGTGTTGAGAGTCTGAATAAGGGACTTGAGATACTGGGCGATCTGCTGCGTTCCCTGAACATCGAGATAGCAAGCGAACTGACATATAAAATCCAGAACATTGTCACGTCCGCTGACCTTGGATCCGGTATTAACCTAAACAAGATTGCCGTCGGATTCAACCTTGAGCGGATTGAGTATGAACCTGAACAGTTCCCGGGTCTGGTATACCGGCTTGAGGATCCAAAAGTAGTAGTCCTGCTCTTTGGATCAGGAAAACTCATCATCACCGGCGGCAAGGAACCTGAGGATGCGAAGAAGGCTGTGCTGAAGATCGTTGATGATTTGAAAGGGCTCGGGCTTTTATAATCTGGAGATCATTCATCTGAATTTATAATTCAGATTCTATATTTTTATATACAATAGAATTTATTGTACATAGTACCGTTTTCCGGGGGATTATTGTAGCGTCACAATATGGATACGGTATCTGATTGACAGAGAATGTACGGAGAACTCTCCAAAATACAGAGGTTCCCGGGTTTATTTTTCTATTCTCTGCTTTTCCGGACAGATTAATCTTGCCATAAAATGTGAATAAATCTCCCAAAGAATGGAAGTTTTTGATTATGGTAATCCGATTATACGGGGACCGCTCTCTTCCCCGATGATGACCGTCGTCTTTGAAGTGAATTCAGCAAAAATGCCACAACTTACTACACCAGGAATCATATTGATGGCAGTCTCGAGAGCCGACGGGTCCGGGATGCTGACCGGCGTATAATCAAGGATGATATTACCGTTATCAGATATAACTGGCCCGTCCTTTTTTACCCCTTCCCTGACAGTCACCATTCCACCCATTTCATTGAGCCGGCGAATGACATGGCTGAATGAAAACGGGATTATTTCAATCGGTATTGGTCCGGTCAGATGCGAGCATATCTTTGACGGGTCAGCGACGATGATGAGCCGGGTTGAGGCATCGGCTACTATCCGTTCTCTGACATGAGCAGCTCCCCGGCCCTTGATAAGCCTCATTTCAGGATCTATCTGATCTGCCCCGTCAACCGTGATATCAATCTTCTCTGCCTGTTCAAGACCGATGAGTGGGATTCCGAGAGCTCCTGCCCGCATGGTTGTCTGGATAGATGTGGGGATCCCGACAATCAACAGACCCTCTTCAGTCATTCGCTCTTTTAGTCGTGCCATCGTAAAGGCAACGGTTGATCCGGTCCCAAGACCGACCGTCATGCCATTAGTAATATAATCAGCAGCCTTGTAGCCTGCCCGTTTTTTTGCCTGTTCCTGGGGGGATAATCCGCTCGTATTCATGGTTCTCCTGAATTTTGTGTTGGAAAATAGTTAGCGATATCGTTCTATTCTAATGAAAACAGTCTTCTTAAGTCATCGGTCCCTGCATAAGCGGTGCAGTCAAGGGTGATAGGGGTGATAGAGATGTTCCCTTTGTGGATGGCATGCACATCAGTCCCTTCCGGAGCATCGGTAACCAATGGACCGTTGATCCAGTAATAGGGTTTTCCCCTGGGATCAAGCCTCTTTTCCACCCCGGTAATAAACAAATGTTCGGCAAGATGGGTAATCTCATATCCGCCGGTTATGATGGAGGGGATATTTACATTCATGACATGAGTAAAGGAAGGAAATCCTTTCTCAAGAATCCTTCTGATGACGTCACGCACCACCCCTTTGGACTCTGAAAACCGATCTGCGAGGTGTCGTGCATCATCAAATTTCTCTTTCTGATCTTCAATCTGGAGGGAGAATGCCACGGCAGGATATCCATGATTTGCCGCCTCCAGGGCAGCACCCACGGTACCGGATGTGGTAATGGCCTCATATGACAAGTTTTCACCAATATTTATCCCTGATACAACAAGATCTGGCTTTACTCCCAATGCAAAAAGCGCAAGTATGACCGAATCGGTTGGTTTTCCCCCGACTGCATAGGCGGTAATATCACCCCGGCTCACCGTGTTCACTCTGAGTGGTTCAAATATGGAGAGTGACCGTCCGACAGCACTCTGCTGGGTTGCAGGAGCACACACCACAACATCAGCCCATTCAAACAGGGCATCATAGGCAGCCCATAATCCCTCCGAATTAACCCCATCATCATTGGTCAGGAGAATACAGGGTCGTTTTAGGGAAAAATGGTGATGTGATGGTGTACTGTCAGGAGGAGATCCTGAAATCATGTATCCCGATTATTAGTTCTCCTGCTTCTTAATGGATCATCAAAACTGCCGGTTTTCAGATATCACCAGCAGACCCGGGTACCCCGAATCGGATTATTTTTTTTCTGATCCTGCCAACAAGTAGCGATGAATATTCTGCTTGCTGAATATACCGTCAGTCATGATCCGACGTTAGCCCCTGAAGGTCGCGCCATGCTTGATGTACTGACACGCAGTTTCACAAAGATTGGATATACGGTTCACAGTCCTGAACCGGGCAGGGATTTTTCTGAAGAGATAGCCCGTCTTGGTGCACAATGCGATGAGGGGCTGGTCATCGCTCCTGATCACCTGCTGGCCAGGTTTACCAAAAATCTTGAGGATGTTACCAGAAATATCGGATGCAACTCATTTTCGATTGCAGTCTGCGCGAATAAAAAAAGAACCGGACAGATTTTACAATCACATGGCATTGATGTTCCAAAAGAGGTCACATCAGGAAAACGCATCGTCAAAGAGGTATCCGGATGTGGAGCGGTCGGTGTAAGGCTGACCGATGGGCCGGCAGGGGAAGGAGAGTTTGGCCAGGAGTATATCGAGGGTGAACACTATTCCATGAGCCTTGTTGGTGGCCGGGTCGTCGGTGAGGTGTGCCTTTATTATACTGGAAAAGGTCCCCTGCTCCTTGCATTAAACCGTCAGGATATCAGGTTTAACAAAGATGGGACGGTCGCCTACCATGGAGGAGAAACACCAGTCGATCATCCAAAGAAAGAGGAGATGTATGCTCTTGCGTCAAAGGCGGTTGAAGTGCTGGGTTGTCAGGGGTATGTCGGGATAGATATGGTTGTCAACCCTGACCGGATTGTCATTGTTGATGTAAATCCACGGCCGACTACGAGCATTATTGGTATTGACGCATGCATGGAGGAAGAGATTGCACAGGTGATCCTGGATGCATCATATGGACGTTCTCCTGAATCAGTTCACCTAATTGGCCATGCATACTTCTCTTCAGAGGGTCAGGTTACCTATGATCGGAGTTGACATCGGAGGGGCAAATCTGAAGGTAGTCGATGAAGCCGGGGCCCATATTCACTATTGCCCACTCTGGAAAGA from Methanospirillum hungatei JF-1 includes the following:
- the surE gene encoding 5'/3'-nucleotidase SurE; its protein translation is MISGSPPDSTPSHHHFSLKRPCILLTNDDGVNSEGLWAAYDALFEWADVVVCAPATQQSAVGRSLSIFEPLRVNTVSRGDITAYAVGGKPTDSVILALFALGVKPDLVVSGINIGENLSYEAITTSGTVGAALEAANHGYPAVAFSLQIEDQKEKFDDARHLADRFSESKGVVRDVIRRILEKGFPSFTHVMNVNIPSIITGGYEITHLAEHLFITGVEKRLDPRGKPYYWINGPLVTDAPEGTDVHAIHKGNISITPITLDCTAYAGTDDLRRLFSLE
- a CDS encoding ATP-grasp domain-containing protein codes for the protein MNILLAEYTVSHDPTLAPEGRAMLDVLTRSFTKIGYTVHSPEPGRDFSEEIARLGAQCDEGLVIAPDHLLARFTKNLEDVTRNIGCNSFSIAVCANKKRTGQILQSHGIDVPKEVTSGKRIVKEVSGCGAVGVRLTDGPAGEGEFGQEYIEGEHYSMSLVGGRVVGEVCLYYTGKGPLLLALNRQDIRFNKDGTVAYHGGETPVDHPKKEEMYALASKAVEVLGCQGYVGIDMVVNPDRIVIVDVNPRPTTSIIGIDACMEEEIAQVILDASYGRSPESVHLIGHAYFSSEGQVTYDRS
- a CDS encoding acetate--CoA ligase family protein, giving the protein MTEWMLSESEGYDLLSKYGIPTPKYRIVTRAEDAGSAAEAIGFPVVMKIISPDIVHKSDAGGVIVGIGTKESAQSAFNQIVANARAYNQNADIHGVIVENQAAPGLELIIGGKTDPTFGKVITFGIGGTLVELMKDVTLRILPIDEDEIRKMVTDIDSYPLITGYRGSKPKDEECLIQIIKNVCKMFEDQKDLREFDINPIRLYDSGACAVDARIIMDNDIHLLDVVELEPIPPEYFKPKSVAVIGASDDKNKMGYAVMHNLLHFPGKVYPINNKRDTIQGLKAYPTVLDIPDDEIDLAVITVPARHVPGVMEECGKKGVKIAVVITAGFKEMSEEGRMLEERIVEIAHRYGTRIVGPNCLGLIIPPIGLDTTYVAQSPNPGNIAFISQSGAIVNTVVDWSLTKDIGFSFVVSVGNQADLNFFDYLRAAAADPETKVIIMYIEQIKNGKAFMEIVSEVSRHKPVVALKAGSSARGQAAAASHTGSLSGSYDVYVEAFRKSGVLLVHTLTGAFLAAEMLSHPKRYPKGRRAIVVTNAGGFAVLSSDYTERYGIKMIDLPDYLVKEMDSFLPEFWNRGNPIDLLGDATEARFEKTFEVLAKNDALWDMCFIVGFPNNILSSEQLANQILKFSKSTDKRIIPTLLGGASMDRGRHILHSHSIPSFEELDMMYRVVGRLLYQIYRVKAQGVY
- the acs gene encoding acetate--CoA ligase codes for the protein MHKPEQKVYYPDPCYRDSALIHDYNELYYEFEKDPDAFWRRIASDLLWFKQWNNVKVWNHPYASWFTGAELNITYNCLERHVNNDRRNKVAIFWAGENGRERIFTYYQLYKDVMRMGNALKSLGVQKGDRVCIYLPGIPELVVSMLACARIGAVHTVVFAGYGAKALNERITGAGAKIVITADASVRRGGSIPLKPIVEEALINAPTVERVIILRTQEPKVGLLDEFELDYEELIAQADRYCEPVHVNSEDPLFILYTSGTTGAPKGIVHAAGGYMVGAYYTTKYVLTLRENDVYWCTADPGWITGHTYGIYGPLLVGGTIFLSEYTPDYPDAGIWWKLIEDYGVTIFYTAPTAIRMFMRMGEEWPDKYDLSSLRLLGSVGEPLNPEAFEWFYKHIGKNKCPILDTWWQTETGMHMVTTMVGLPMKPGFAGKPIPGVIATVVNEEGDPIPPGTTGYLAIKEPWPSMMKAVYQNDERYRQYWSFGKYGYYSSNDLAVMDEDGYIMLLGRSDDIIIVAGHNVGTAEIESALVSHSAVAEAAAIGKPDPLKGNIIKAFVILRNGVEPSQKLIHDLKYHVRIMLGPISVPAELDFVDSLPKTRSGKIMRRVLKAKEMGMDPGDISTLDE
- the rpiA gene encoding ribose-5-phosphate isomerase RpiA; translation: MNTSGLSPQEQAKKRAGYKAADYITNGMTVGLGTGSTVAFTMARLKERMTEEGLLIVGIPTSIQTTMRAGALGIPLIGLEQAEKIDITVDGADQIDPEMRLIKGRGAAHVRERIVADASTRLIIVADPSKICSHLTGPIPIEIIPFSFSHVIRRLNEMGGMVTVREGVKKDGPVISDNGNIILDYTPVSIPDPSALETAINMIPGVVSCGIFAEFTSKTTVIIGEESGPRIIGLP
- a CDS encoding TATA-box-binding protein yields the protein MSATPDTSLRIENIVASAKISESLDLPQIASSIKDAEYNKKRFPGVVIRMQNPKIAALVFGSGKVVLTGAKSVESLNKGLEILGDLLRSLNIEIASELTYKIQNIVTSADLGSGINLNKIAVGFNLERIEYEPEQFPGLVYRLEDPKVVVLLFGSGKLIITGGKEPEDAKKAVLKIVDDLKGLGLL